DNA sequence from the Salvia splendens isolate huo1 chromosome 19, SspV2, whole genome shotgun sequence genome:
CTTCCGATCCGGCTGCCTTCTGAAAACTTCCTCGGAGACAAGTTAATCGCCGCGGTCAGGGGAGAAGACGACGGAGTAACAGAATCCGTCGATTTCACCTTACTCGAAGCCTTAGCGTAGAAAGGCTTAATCAATTTTAAATACATAGGTACGGATCTCTCCGTCGACCCGGCGTCAGAAGCGGTCTCGTAATCGAAGCTCTTCTCTCTCATCATTTTGCTCCTCAAACTGTTGTCTCTGGTGAAAACCGGCGCCTCCGCCGCGACTCTGCAATTGGCGGAGAAACGGTTGCTCCGGTCGAGTTTCGACGATTTCGAGAGCTGATTCGCCGGATCCGCCTTCGTCTCGCCGTTCGTCGGCTCAGCCTTGCTGCATTTCGACGATTTCCTGAAACCTAGCATGAAGACCTTAAACTTCGGAGCTGATCGGAGGATCGTCACCGGAGACAACGGCTTTGAATTCGAGAAATCGTCGTTTTTGGTTAGGAGAACGTCTCTCGGAGATTCAATGAACTGAAAATCCTTCTTCGAATCTCCGTCGCGTTCCTCCGCCGCACCACCGCGCTCCGGCGACTTGAAGTCCAAGTCGAAGAACGAGTCTTCGTCGGAGTCATCATCATCGGTGACGAATGCTGCATTGCGCACGTCATCCCCCTCGGAGCTCACGTCAGCTCTGGCGGCAGCAGTTCTCCAGAATTTGAGAAGAGCAAGCGCTTCCATCTAATTGGATAGAGAGAAAGTGTAAAAGAGAGAAAATCTGAAATTttagagagatggagagagttGAATAATGGATGGGGGGAGGAGAGGGGAGCTAAATATAGAGGAGGAATAGGTAGCGTCATGTTTGGAGAGAGATAAAAAGCGGTACCACGTAAGGCAGGAGAAAAGTGAAAAAGGGAGAGGAAAGAGGATAATGCCAAACAGAGTGCAGAGGAGTAGAACTGTTTAAGCAGGCCTGAAATAACTGGTGCACCGGTCAGAGCTTGACCATGACTAGGGCTCAGGCTTTTAGGTAGTTTGGACTATTTGGTGTTGATGGTGGCTTTCgtcaagcaatagcccagccacaaactcctcctgccacatcatcagcactaaaaatcctcctgctaCATCATCAGGATAAACAAATAGCCCACCAATAGCTCaacaatagcccagcaatagtctagccacatcacccctaattatataaaacaaataatattatttcaattaaaaaaaagtacaataaaaaaatacattaatttaaaaaaatttacattaaaaaaaattaaatacgcTCGCCGGTtctgagcctgcaatggcggcgagcggaccggcaaGCACATCGGCGAGCGCTCGCGAATCGGCCagcgctagccgattttttcgccgaaatggcgcacgccggttccaatggttcggcgagcagACCGACGAGCGccggaaatcggctagccggcccgctcgccgccattggagatgctcttaagccaaATATAATTTCTCATATTGGGcacaaatttaagaaattaatgtgTTAAAATGGAGAGACTACAAAAATATAAGGAATAaagtgagagatgaagagagagtaaaaacgtaaaatatgagagataataaagttattgacaaaaaagaaaatgatccaACTATTTTGCGACAACCTAAAATCGAATACAACTCAACTATCTTGAGCCGAAGGGAATATAcaatacttattttttttatcgtgGATAAATCACAACTTAATTGGTAAGACAATAACTGTTGAAATATTACGTTGCATCTTTAGCAAGGGGATATATATTGTCCGGAACACGGCGTCTTCAATTGCAGATCTCTAGTGCGATCTAATTCTTTTGTTTTCggatgtatattttttgttttgttcacTTGGTTAAGGAAGTGATTCTTCCCTTCTTCTCTCATGTGGTTGTTGTTCGCTCTCATTTACTCGGGTTGTTGTTCTGCTATTTGATCTTGCATTTTGTGGTTTTAGTTGGTTGTGATATGAAGCTTCTTGTTTTTGCTCTCCCTTTTGCGTTCGTTAATTCTTTGTTGTGTCGCCTGATTTATTCTTTGTTTGTGTTATTGTGTAGTAGTAAAAAATTTCTACAACTCCTTACTATAGTAATTAATTTCAATATAGATTTAGGTAGGGGTGTGATAATACCCATACCATTTTCCATCACGGGTAACCCATCAATCTTACAAAACATCAAATTATTCTTCATCACGGGTTTTCAATCAATCCAAACAAGTCCCATATAAACTGCACCAATCAAAGCGAATTTTTACCCGAAAATTTTGCCATGATTCGTTCAAAGTGAAGATTCTTTCACTTCGAATATAAACAAACATCAAAATCAATTGCATCTCAGAAATTTCTGAATGACAAAATCCATTCATTAGTTTAGGAAAACGATAGCTCAATCCAAATGAGCTGACGATGACAAAAAGGAATGATTCTGCCTATACCCAATAAACTTCCaaaaagaaagtaaaaaattaaataaataataaaaagtggATATTTATTTTGTGAGAAGGAGCTTTCGCCTTTCAGCCTTTGCTTTTAGGCGTAAAAAAAACTGAGCGGGTCAGACATAGGGCACCGGGTCGCCACGCCTACGGGTCAGACTCCGACTCGTTTTTGAAAGGTTTGACCTCACACATTCAACGGCCATGATTTCCTAATCTCTCATTataaaagttttatttttattaaagagTAAATAAAAGTGCTTTACCAAAAATTAAAGGTGCAAACAACGTGGGAAACAAAagggaaaaagaaataaagtcaAAAGACTGTAAAGATGgttaatctttttttttgggTAAAATTTAGTGCTTTTACCACATTATTAAAtgcatttcccttttttttccttttccttttcatcCAAAATAGGCTCCTTAACTTATTcctaaatttaatcaaattttagcTTATTGTTTTTTTAGACCCAAATTTTTTCTTCTATTCTGgaagtatttatatattttacacTGTACAATcactatgtttttttaattttattttattttggtgttGTGATTAGTCACCATACACAAAGAAAGCATACCTGAATTGTCGTTTTACATATTATCAGTATTAAaagacttttttttttgtttgtaatGAACTGTCAATGTCTCAACTgaattttaccaaaaaaaattaggtcatgtacataaaattatgaaaaattaaGAGAGCATAACTAAATGAAAAATTATTGAATGTGTAAGATACTAAAGCTGGCCTACTGAATTTTTGGTGAAAGAAAAAGGAATTAGTTAGTTAAAGTTGAACATATTCTACGTATCAATGTATATGATACAAGTATGGAAGTtgcttttatttttcaaaataaaattgaagtgtGTTACTTACAATTAAGTAGTTCtgctattatttatttttaactaattaataatcaCATGTGAAAAAATAttctatataaaaatattaggaaaatgattattattattattattattattaaaataaattaaatattaggaGTACATAACATACAACtatcaaaatttataaagtaaaaggTTGTTCTTATATGCGAATGTTACTTCGGTAAAATCAGAGAAAGAAGTACTACCACTCAACAATCCAGCAAAAATCCACTACTTGATATTGTAATGAATTGGAAAACCAAAGTAAAATCGAAATAAAAAAGCTCTCACCCTCCAATTTCAAAGATCACATCttcttttttaaattgtttgaaGCAAGATATCTCACttccatatttttaaaataaaatttgtcttTTTAAtctctttattaaaatattcagtTACTTTTATTTCTCTAAATTTTTTACACTCAACAACTTCATTCTGAAATCCGTGACATTAAAAAAAGTGAATACctaatggaaaaaaaaatattaaacaacCGAGTTACTCGTGGAAGATAACAAGTCTTCAACTGGACTAGTTATCAATTACAATGTCACAAGGAATTTAGTTATAATGATATAATGGAGTTAGGACAGGAAATGGATTATGACAAACAACATGATCATtcaaatttatcaaaatttaaGGAGCACGTCTAAATTTGTCTAACTCTAAGAAATTCAAGGTTACAAGGTTTCTTTAATCAAGTAGATTTTGGGACAGTCTAATTTGAATGTATTTATTTTGCCAACTGATTAAGTACTTGTTGAACTCAACTAAAACTATCATATCAAGCTTAGTAATTTGTTTATTCTTGAGTGTTTTTGGTGTCACAATTGTGATTAATAAAGTTGAGGAATGCAACTAAGTAGTAATTAAGAAGTTTTCTATCAAGATGAGTCctaattaactcctatatatataACGTATGTAGGTTTTGTCTTCTGCTTTTTTGAGTAATGAGTATTGTCTACTTTAACCTAATACCTACTTTCTGTAAATTGTTAATTACTAGTAATATACAAGTTATAGATTATTTATCTTATGAATATTATACGCTACTAAAATGTCTCAAACCTCAACAATATGTCACCTTCATTGTTTAATTCCAATTTTTCTATGGCTGATTAATGTGGAAATTAGGGTATTCATGTACCCCCTCGTAATATTTCAACGGcacaatttgtaaattttaGGTAAGAAAAGCGACAAGTATTAAATTCATATGTATTGggaaataaatacaaaaaatatttgTCGTATGTCTTCCGTGAATGGCCCCAACAATTGAATATTCATGTCACTATTTATTTCTTACACATTAAATATATCCTCCTTTAAATGACAATGTTGTAATCTCATTTGGCTTCTACACTATCATAATTTCAACTTGGAAaagaaacaagaaacaaaaTTGATGGTTTTGTTCTTGTACATATTTTGGGTTGATCGAAGAGGAACTCATGCATTTTTTCATCAAAAGAAATACTCGAATAGCCTAGATGGCAAACCCAAAGTCCTCCAAATACAAAGACAGAGCACGACTATCACACCATCAAGGCATCAACTTTGCCTAATCGAAACAAAAGGAAACACATCAAACAACAAGGACACCGATAATACACAAGAGGCACTCCCGATTAAtcgaaaaaaaaacaagtaGCTTGGACCGGACGGAATATCAAATAATCGAGATAATTGTTGATTGAACAAATTATATGCATGAAGCTTCCCATTATGCCTCAATTTTTCTCTTTACCAATttgtttatatttgatttaataatTATAGGTTTCACATTTCTTTGTCTCTTGGAACACGTTGGGGACATGTTGGCGAAACCAATGGCATATTATCACATTTTAAGAAAATTAAGTACTTAACAAAGGGGTTATATTAATCATGATGTTTGAAGTTTGAACTATAGTCGTAAATGTAATAATAACAGAAAAACTATTGATTGCTCTGCTTATTTTTAAATTGGTTCCTTGTGTTAGAATATGAGTTAATTTACATAACAGCCGTGCTTAGCAATTAGCATCAAATCAAGTTTTGTTAAGTgggttttcttttttctttctgcatGTTCGTCTGTTGCTTTTCTTTTATAGCGGCTTTAGACAAAACGTtagatttttttgtttaatttacaGAAATTGGATATTTTATCAGCTTAAGAATATATAGAACATAATTTGAACTATCAAATGTCGAGAAAGGgataaattatgaatttatgatggATTCATTATACATGATTAATGCTAGAGGTACTAGTGAGATTAACAAAACTAATTACTTCTTCTACCTAGGCATATTAGATACTCACTGCTCCCATTGTTGATCTTCTAACTATTTCTTCTCGATTAATCTAATTCCCAATTAATAATCTGATTAATGAATTTGGATATAGGATCCCTACGTACGTACATACGCAAACATGAACATATATAAATTGGCTAATCATCGATCGCAAGTGTAATTTATAAAAGGATTGGCTAATCAACGTCTCTGAAGTTATCGAACAACGATCCCAACGAGAATGAGAAGTTTGGGCATCAGTCTCTAATCCAATTACGACACGTTTAGGAAGCACGTCTTCGAGTCCTTAGGAAGGCCAATGGAAATATTAGAGCGCTCACAATATTTAGATTTAAATACTATTAATGAGTTTTAACTTTAATTTGAAGAAATTATTCTCTATGATCAATCAAATTCAAAAGCCAATCAAGTATGATAGAAGTGAGATGTGAAAAAAAGAAATCATAATACTCTATGTCCAAACAACTAGTTCAATCTATAAATGTTATTGATGACAAAAAGGAGATCATACCATTTGGTGGTTGCATGAGAAGTAAACACAATTATAAAGACTAGCTAGTTGTTGCCTAGTTGATTTCTAATACGTAGTATATTCAAATAGATTGTctacttttcttcttctttttccatGCTTTACATCTCATGCCATCTATAGGACAAAAATCATATAGCTTCCTTATTGTTATTTCCCTAGGGTGAgcaaaatatttgaaaatcaaatatcaaccaaaatttaaaatttgatttattttttccaaACTTCTGTTTAAATCAGTTTAAATTTTCTATAgattttgaattttcaattaGATTGATATTAATGGATATTATGATATTTAAACTTTACTAATATTGTAATTGTTTAGATATGTTAATTGGTTGGTACGATATGTGTATATGTTAATTACACAAAAtagtttttgaattttttgttttttcgattttttgggATAGATTTGtgcaattttgatttttttggttcggatctttttgttgttgtttcaATTTAGGTTTTTCCGGGTTCAGTTTTTTGGATAATTCGGTTCGATTCTACTTTAACTTTtgcaaaattttggtttttggGTTCAGATCAATTTGGACAACAAATCGAACCGAAAACAAAAATGTTGACCACTAAACTTTCCACTATTTAGCTTTCCAATTCATGATCTCTTTTTAATTACCTCTTACATAGAGTGCTCATTCAGAAGAATTTATTCGAAAGTCACCAAAAACATTAGGTACAAGATAAATGAGTTCATGTGAAGCACATGAAGTGTTCAATTACACTAGAATTTATGTCGGTACAGATTAACATAGACTAAGGATTAACTATAAACCCCTTTTTAGTATGTAAAGCCTTCATTGGACTAGAG
Encoded proteins:
- the LOC121778179 gene encoding probable membrane-associated kinase regulator 2, yielding MEALALLKFWRTAAARADVSSEGDDVRNAAFVTDDDDSDEDSFFDLDFKSPERGGAAEERDGDSKKDFQFIESPRDVLLTKNDDFSNSKPLSPVTILRSAPKFKVFMLGFRKSSKCSKAEPTNGETKADPANQLSKSSKLDRSNRFSANCRVAAEAPVFTRDNSLRSKMMREKSFDYETASDAGSTERSVPMYLKLIKPFYAKASSKVKSTDSVTPSSSPLTAAINLSPRKFSEGSRIGSFKIVARNLGKSRSASSAATVGVAPSSIRRRDDSLLEQNDGIQGAILHCKKSLNSSSQDYSRLFPLRNSFEEQKRCSI